From Deinococcus reticulitermitis, the proteins below share one genomic window:
- the cysC gene encoding adenylyl-sulfate kinase translates to MTATLKRTDLKRIERPTGRVVWFTGLSGAGKSTLAGALYAELQARGVPTELLDGDAVRENLSRGLGFSREDRDTNVRRIGFVAGLLAKHGVTVLVSAISPYAGTRREVLETLPHALEVFVDAPLEVVAGRDVKGLYLKALAGELPHFTGVSDPYEAPEHPGLHLRTDRITVEEGVRDLLAALGEA, encoded by the coding sequence ATGACGGCTACCCTGAAGCGCACCGACCTCAAGCGCATCGAGCGGCCCACCGGGCGCGTCGTGTGGTTCACCGGGCTCTCGGGCGCCGGCAAGAGCACGCTCGCCGGGGCGCTCTACGCCGAGCTTCAGGCGCGCGGCGTCCCCACCGAACTGCTCGACGGCGACGCGGTGCGCGAGAACCTCTCCAGGGGCCTGGGCTTCTCGCGTGAGGACCGCGACACCAACGTGCGGCGCATCGGCTTCGTGGCGGGGCTGCTGGCGAAACACGGCGTGACGGTGCTCGTCAGCGCGATTTCGCCCTATGCGGGCACCCGCCGGGAAGTGCTGGAGACGCTGCCGCACGCCCTCGAAGTTTTTGTAGATGCGCCGCTCGAAGTCGTGGCCGGGCGTGACGTCAAGGGCCTTTACCTCAAGGCGCTCGCCGGTGAGCTGCCACATTTTACCGGCGTCTCGGACCCCTACGAGGCGCCCGAGCACCCGGGGCTGCACCTGCGGACCGACCGGATCACGGTGGAAGAGGGCGTGCGCGACCTCCTCGCCGCGCTGGGGGAAGCGTGA
- a CDS encoding phosphoadenylyl-sulfate reductase, with protein MTLTEGERQPQVPAFTPDTDPGDVIRWALAAYPGLTMPSAFNLNGVVLIDLAVRAGYAGEVVFVDTGYHFPETLATRDRLAARYPELSFVTLNAGASPDDGQTAPDLYAADPDACCAARKVGPLQRHLAAQQPPALLNARSRDQARTRADIPFVEEGARVKVNPLAHWTRERLEAYAREHELPVSPLYHDGFLSVGCWPCTRAVRPGEDARAGRWAGRGKTECGLWAGDGRL; from the coding sequence GTGACGCTCACGGAAGGGGAGCGGCAGCCCCAAGTGCCGGCTTTCACCCCGGACACCGACCCGGGGGACGTGATCCGCTGGGCGCTCGCGGCCTACCCCGGTCTGACCATGCCGAGCGCGTTCAACCTCAACGGCGTCGTGCTGATCGACCTCGCGGTGCGGGCGGGCTACGCGGGCGAGGTGGTGTTCGTGGACACCGGCTACCACTTCCCGGAAACGCTGGCGACCCGCGACCGCCTCGCGGCCCGCTACCCCGAGCTGAGCTTCGTGACCCTCAATGCGGGGGCCAGCCCCGACGACGGCCAGACGGCGCCGGACCTCTACGCCGCCGATCCCGACGCCTGCTGCGCGGCGCGCAAGGTGGGGCCACTTCAGCGCCACCTCGCCGCGCAGCAGCCCCCGGCGCTCCTGAACGCCCGCAGCCGCGACCAGGCGAGGACCCGCGCCGACATTCCTTTCGTGGAGGAGGGCGCGCGCGTCAAGGTCAATCCCCTCGCCCACTGGACCCGCGAGCGGCTCGAAGCCTACGCCCGCGAACACGAATTGCCGGTGAGTCCCCTCTACCACGACGGCTTCCTCTCGGTCGGCTGCTGGCCGTGCACCCGCGCCGTCCGTCCCGGCGAGGACGCCCGCGCGGGCCGCTGGGCCGGTCGGGGCAAGACCGAATGCGGCCTGTGGGCTGGCGACGGACGCCTGTAA
- the sat gene encoding sulfate adenylyltransferase, protein MTSATAPAPSLPTPLGGTLVRRVWTPGQDFDPAELRALPSVELSERSFADLEMLATGAYSPLTGFLGEADYLSVIEHLRLSDGTPWSLPITLPVGEEEAGRLRGHLGRRVRLTHGGAEVGTLDLTEMYAARHALEAREVYRTGDEAHPGVAALYAQGGVYLAGPVTLFAVPRGEFARHHRTPSEVRGVIEARGWQTTVAFQTRNPIHRAHEYLHKVALELVDGLLLHPLVGQTKGDDVPAAVRMDAYETLLEGYYPQARTLLSVYPAAMRYAGPREAIVHALSRRNYGATHFIVGRDHAGVGSYYGTYDAQEIFRAFTREELGIEILRFEHTFYCQSCAQLVSPRTCPHPSGQHLVLSGTRVRERLRAGEALPPEFTRPEVAEVLRRAYQS, encoded by the coding sequence ATGACCTCAGCGACTGCGCCTGCCCCTTCCCTTCCCACGCCGCTCGGCGGCACCCTCGTGCGCCGGGTGTGGACGCCGGGGCAGGACTTCGACCCGGCAGAACTGCGTGCGCTGCCCAGTGTGGAGCTCTCTGAGCGCAGCTTCGCGGACCTGGAGATGCTGGCGACCGGCGCCTACTCGCCGCTGACTGGCTTCTTGGGGGAGGCCGATTACCTCTCGGTCATAGAGCACCTGCGCCTGTCTGACGGCACGCCGTGGAGCCTGCCGATCACGCTGCCGGTGGGCGAAGAGGAGGCCGGCAGGCTGCGCGGGCACCTCGGACGCCGCGTGCGGCTCACCCACGGCGGGGCGGAGGTGGGCACCCTCGACCTGACCGAGATGTACGCCGCCCGGCACGCGCTCGAGGCGCGTGAGGTCTACCGCACGGGGGATGAGGCCCACCCCGGCGTGGCGGCGCTCTACGCGCAGGGGGGCGTATACCTCGCCGGCCCGGTGACGCTGTTCGCGGTGCCGCGCGGAGAGTTTGCCCGCCACCACCGCACGCCGTCGGAGGTGCGGGGGGTGATCGAGGCGCGCGGCTGGCAAACCACCGTCGCTTTTCAGACCCGCAACCCGATTCACCGGGCGCACGAGTACCTGCACAAGGTGGCGCTCGAACTCGTGGACGGGCTGCTGCTTCACCCGCTCGTCGGGCAGACGAAGGGCGACGACGTGCCCGCCGCCGTGCGGATGGACGCCTACGAGACGCTGCTGGAGGGCTATTACCCGCAGGCCCGCACCCTGCTGAGCGTCTATCCCGCCGCGATGCGCTACGCCGGCCCGCGCGAGGCGATCGTGCACGCGCTTTCGCGGCGCAACTACGGCGCGACGCACTTCATCGTCGGGCGCGACCACGCGGGCGTCGGGAGCTACTACGGCACCTACGACGCGCAGGAGATCTTCCGGGCCTTCACCCGCGAGGAGCTCGGCATCGAGATTCTGCGTTTCGAGCACACCTTCTACTGCCAGTCGTGCGCCCAGCTCGTCAGCCCGCGCACCTGCCCGCACCCGTCCGGGCAGCACCTCGTCCTGAGCGGCACCCGCGTCCGCGAACGGCTGCGCGCCGGGGAGGCCCTGCCGCCCGAGTTCACCCGCCCCGAGGTGGCCGAGGTGCTGCGAAGGGCGTATCAGAGCTGA
- a CDS encoding aliphatic sulfonate ABC transporter substrate-binding protein, with the protein MKRTLIRSALLLSLTALAQSASAQGSSPQGATTLRLGYFPNLTHAPALVGLARGTFQKALGAVKLDARTFASGTTLSEAFAAGQIDVAYIGPGPAINGAARGLPLQFLAGAAEAGAVLVARQDSSVKAVRDLAGRVVAVPSLGNTQDISLRHLLREHRLSVGAPGGVTVIPIPPADIVAAFAGKRADAALVPEPWGAALQAQGHRLIGDEKTVWRGGRYPTAIVIVSRKFAQANPTAVKAFLGAHEGAVNFLNRSPAAALGLVNTQLEKLTGEKLNPRVLQRALTRTRFTAALDLAALREYADLNIEAGYARSVPDLAGLVWSR; encoded by the coding sequence ATGAAGCGAACCCTCATCCGTTCGGCCCTGTTGCTCTCGCTCACTGCCCTGGCCCAGAGCGCGTCGGCCCAGGGGTCCTCTCCTCAGGGTGCGACCACCCTGCGGCTCGGTTACTTTCCTAACCTGACCCATGCTCCGGCGCTCGTGGGGCTGGCGCGCGGCACCTTTCAAAAGGCGCTCGGCGCGGTGAAGCTCGACGCCCGCACCTTCGCCTCAGGCACGACGCTGTCCGAGGCGTTCGCAGCGGGGCAGATCGATGTGGCCTACATCGGCCCCGGTCCGGCCATCAACGGCGCGGCGCGCGGTCTCCCTCTGCAATTCCTCGCGGGCGCGGCGGAGGCGGGAGCGGTGCTCGTCGCGCGTCAGGACAGCTCCGTGAAGGCCGTGCGCGACCTTGCCGGCCGCGTGGTGGCGGTGCCCAGCCTCGGCAACACCCAGGACATCAGCCTGCGCCACCTGCTCCGTGAACACCGCCTGAGTGTGGGCGCGCCCGGCGGCGTCACGGTGATTCCGATTCCGCCTGCCGACATCGTGGCGGCCTTCGCGGGCAAGAGGGCCGACGCCGCCCTCGTCCCCGAGCCTTGGGGCGCGGCGCTCCAGGCCCAGGGCCACCGCCTGATCGGCGACGAGAAGACCGTCTGGCGCGGGGGCCGCTACCCCACCGCCATCGTGATCGTGAGCCGCAAGTTTGCCCAGGCCAATCCGACGGCCGTGAAAGCCTTTCTCGGTGCGCACGAGGGCGCGGTGAACTTCCTGAACCGCTCCCCCGCGGCCGCGCTCGGGCTGGTGAACACGCAGCTCGAAAAACTCACCGGCGAGAAGCTCAACCCGCGCGTGCTGCAACGGGCATTGACCCGCACACGCTTCACCGCCGCCCTCGACCTCGCCGCGCTGCGGGAATACGCCGATCTCAACATCGAGGCCGGCTACGCCCGGAGCGTGCCGGACCTCGCCGGGCTGGTCTGGAGCCGCTAG
- a CDS encoding IclR family transcriptional regulator, producing the protein MLGTLEKAQRVLDLYSPARPEWGVGEVARECGWPPSSTHLLLSSLAHTGLLHRTVAGRYRLGFKLHRLSQILLHNTPWREVVAGELRALCAQTGETTYAAALDGAHLVTVAAFQGAHRHALAPAQLSEEPPLHASATGKVLLAFRTAWGHPLPRRLGRLTPHTITTRAALSAELDEVRARGVAFSLEEAALEVCSVAAPVHNHRRAWGSGPPFA; encoded by the coding sequence ATGCTCGGCACCCTGGAAAAAGCCCAGCGGGTTCTCGATCTCTACTCCCCGGCGCGGCCCGAGTGGGGGGTGGGCGAGGTGGCGCGCGAGTGTGGCTGGCCGCCGAGCAGCACCCACCTGCTGCTCTCGTCGCTCGCGCACACCGGGCTGCTGCACCGGACGGTGGCCGGGCGCTACCGCCTGGGCTTCAAGCTCCACCGCCTCTCGCAGATCCTGCTGCACAACACCCCCTGGCGTGAGGTGGTCGCGGGCGAGCTGCGCGCGCTGTGTGCCCAGACCGGCGAGACGACCTACGCGGCGGCGCTCGACGGCGCTCACCTCGTGACGGTGGCCGCCTTCCAGGGGGCGCACCGCCACGCGCTCGCTCCGGCGCAGCTCAGCGAGGAGCCGCCGCTGCACGCTTCGGCAACTGGAAAAGTCCTGCTCGCGTTCCGGACCGCGTGGGGCCACCCCCTGCCCCGGCGCCTGGGGCGCCTGACCCCTCACACGATCACCACCCGCGCCGCGCTGAGCGCCGAGCTCGACGAGGTGCGGGCGCGCGGCGTAGCCTTCAGCCTGGAAGAAGCGGCGCTGGAGGTGTGCTCCGTCGCCGCGCCGGTCCACAACCACAGACGCGCGTGGGGTTCGGGGCCGCCGTTCGCCTGA
- a CDS encoding 4-hydroxybenzoate 3-monooxygenase, with translation MTAQVTRTPVGIIGAGPAGLFLALLLRREGIDSVVIDSRAQGEIEGTIRAGVLEQWCADLMRELGVGERMDREGHFHEGITLQFLEERHHLNFVELTGGKQVTVYPQHDVLIDLIVKLSELGHELHFGVTDTALHDLKSDRPRISYTDADGQAREIECDFIAGCDGFHGPSRKAIPEGERAEFQKVYPFGWLGVLVDAPPSYHELIYSNHERGFALLSTRTPEIQRMYIQCDPTDDIANYPDERIWDELHARLDVPGHSITEGHIFQKGIIAMRSFVCETMRYGQLFLAGDACHIVPPTGAKGLNLAVGDVLRLSRALTRHYRHNDSAKLETYAPEALRRIWTAERYSWYMTTMLHRDPTETNFEQRIHLADLDYVTRSRAAATALAENYVGLPVEL, from the coding sequence ATGACAGCACAAGTCACCCGCACCCCGGTGGGCATCATCGGCGCCGGCCCTGCCGGCCTTTTTCTCGCCCTACTGCTGCGGCGTGAAGGCATTGACAGCGTCGTGATCGACTCGCGCGCGCAAGGCGAGATCGAGGGCACCATCCGCGCCGGCGTGCTCGAGCAGTGGTGCGCCGACCTGATGCGCGAACTCGGCGTCGGCGAGCGCATGGACAGGGAAGGCCACTTCCACGAGGGCATCACCCTGCAATTTCTGGAGGAGCGCCATCACCTCAATTTCGTCGAGCTGACCGGCGGCAAGCAGGTGACCGTGTACCCGCAGCACGACGTGCTGATCGACCTGATCGTGAAGCTGAGCGAGCTGGGCCACGAGCTGCACTTCGGCGTGACCGACACGGCGCTGCACGACCTCAAATCCGACCGGCCCCGCATCAGCTACACCGACGCCGACGGGCAGGCGCGCGAGATCGAGTGCGACTTTATCGCCGGCTGCGACGGCTTTCACGGGCCGAGCCGCAAAGCGATTCCGGAGGGCGAGCGCGCCGAGTTCCAGAAGGTCTATCCCTTCGGCTGGCTCGGTGTCCTGGTAGACGCGCCACCCTCCTACCACGAGCTGATCTACTCGAACCACGAGCGCGGCTTCGCGCTGCTCTCGACCCGCACCCCCGAGATTCAGCGGATGTACATCCAGTGCGACCCGACCGACGACATCGCCAACTACCCCGACGAGCGCATCTGGGACGAACTGCACGCCCGCCTCGACGTGCCAGGGCATTCGATCACGGAGGGGCACATCTTCCAGAAGGGCATCATCGCCATGCGCTCCTTCGTGTGCGAGACGATGCGCTACGGGCAACTGTTCCTCGCCGGGGACGCCTGCCACATCGTGCCGCCGACCGGGGCGAAGGGGCTGAATCTCGCCGTCGGCGACGTGCTGCGGCTGAGCCGGGCGCTGACGCGGCACTACCGGCACAACGACTCGGCCAAGCTGGAGACCTACGCCCCCGAGGCGCTGCGCCGCATCTGGACCGCCGAGCGCTACTCGTGGTACATGACCACGATGCTGCACCGCGACCCGACCGAGACCAATTTCGAGCAGCGCATCCACCTCGCCGACCTCGACTACGTGACCCGCTCGCGCGCCGCCGCGACCGCCCTCGCCGAGAACTACGTCGGGCTGCCGGTGGAGCTGTGA
- the pcaD gene encoding 3-oxoadipate enol-lactonase, which yields MQAPTFADAGGLTLHYRRSGPARAPRTLVFLNSLGSDLRIWDPVAARLAAQYGVLQYDKRGHGLSDAPPAPYALRDHTQDLAALLSRLGIERAVLIGVSVGGMIAQDFAHAFPGRVDGLVLCDTGLKIGSEALWNERIEAVQAGRLGEIAPTVLGRWFTPRFFETRPAEVRGYLNMLTRTTADGYAGTCAALRDADLTGQTAGLRVPVTVLCGEEDTSTSPDLNRALADALGCPLQLIPGAAHIPSVEQPELVVGHIEAFLGQLGPSVSGPRERYDAGMAVRRRVLGDEHVDRASAGVTDLDRDFQTYITESAWGGPWTRGTLDTHTRHLITLAVLTALPREHELEMHVRATRNTGVTPDELREVFMHVAVYAGVPVANRAFQIAKKVLSERPTGAGAEGGDA from the coding sequence ATGCAGGCCCCCACCTTCGCCGACGCCGGGGGCCTTACCCTGCACTACCGCCGGAGCGGGCCGGCCCGGGCGCCGCGCACCCTGGTGTTTCTCAACTCGCTCGGCAGCGACCTGCGGATCTGGGACCCGGTGGCCGCGCGCCTCGCCGCCCAGTATGGGGTCCTGCAATACGACAAGCGCGGGCACGGCCTCTCTGACGCGCCGCCCGCGCCGTATGCGCTGCGCGACCACACGCAGGACCTCGCCGCGCTGCTGAGTCGCCTCGGCATCGAGCGGGCCGTGCTGATTGGCGTGTCGGTGGGCGGCATGATCGCGCAGGACTTCGCGCACGCCTTCCCGGGGCGGGTGGACGGCCTCGTGCTGTGCGACACCGGGCTCAAGATCGGCAGCGAGGCGCTGTGGAACGAGCGGATTGAGGCGGTGCAGGCCGGGCGGCTCGGGGAGATCGCGCCGACGGTGCTCGGGCGCTGGTTCACGCCGAGATTTTTCGAGACGCGCCCCGCCGAGGTGCGCGGCTACCTCAACATGCTCACCCGCACCACCGCCGACGGCTACGCGGGCACCTGCGCGGCGCTGCGCGACGCCGACCTGACGGGGCAGACGGCAGGACTCCGGGTGCCGGTCACGGTGCTGTGCGGCGAAGAGGACACTTCGACCTCACCGGACCTGAACCGCGCGCTCGCGGACGCGCTCGGATGCCCGCTCCAGCTCATTCCGGGCGCGGCGCACATCCCGAGCGTGGAGCAGCCGGAACTCGTGGTGGGGCATATCGAGGCCTTCCTCGGGCAGCTCGGCCCCAGCGTGTCCGGTCCCCGCGAGCGTTACGACGCGGGGATGGCGGTGCGCCGCCGCGTCCTCGGTGACGAGCATGTGGACCGGGCCTCGGCGGGCGTGACCGACCTCGACCGCGATTTCCAGACCTACATCACCGAATCCGCCTGGGGCGGGCCGTGGACGCGCGGCACGCTGGACACCCACACCCGGCACCTGATCACCCTCGCGGTGCTCACCGCCCTCCCGCGCGAGCATGAGCTGGAGATGCACGTGCGGGCCACCCGCAATACCGGCGTGACACCCGACGAGCTGCGCGAGGTCTTCATGCACGTCGCCGTTTACGCCGGGGTGCCGGTCGCCAACCGCGCATTCCAGATCGCCAAGAAGGTGCTGTCCGAGAGGCCGACAGGGGCAGGGGCAGAAGGAGGAGACGCATGA
- the pcaH gene encoding protocatechuate 3,4-dioxygenase subunit beta, with amino-acid sequence MTQLTEQEVQPKDTHVDEGQRSPGGVHPPHLYSPYTSSVKRAPHELLIPLPGPMRDFGGPVFGEDRIRPDDHDTTRNARVNGEPIGERIVVRGRLLDSSGRPIRGALIETWQANAAGRYIHKRDQHDAPLDPNFTGTARLLTDENGEYHLTSIRPGSYPWRNHHNAWRPAHIHFSVFGRGFTERLVTQMYFPGDPLMAYDPIFLGIPDEKGRARLISRFDLALTQPEWALGYRFDIVLGGDHATPMEDNDHGH; translated from the coding sequence ATGACGCAGCTCACGGAGCAAGAGGTTCAGCCCAAAGACACCCACGTGGACGAAGGCCAGCGCAGCCCCGGCGGGGTCCATCCGCCCCATCTGTACTCGCCGTACACGAGCTCGGTGAAGCGCGCGCCGCACGAACTGCTGATTCCGCTGCCCGGCCCGATGCGGGACTTCGGCGGCCCGGTGTTCGGGGAGGACCGCATCCGCCCGGACGACCACGACACCACCCGCAACGCCCGGGTGAATGGAGAGCCCATCGGCGAGCGGATCGTCGTGCGCGGGCGGCTGCTCGACTCCTCGGGCCGGCCCATCCGGGGCGCCCTGATCGAGACCTGGCAGGCCAACGCCGCCGGGCGCTATATCCACAAGCGCGACCAGCACGACGCGCCGCTCGACCCCAACTTCACCGGCACCGCGCGGCTGCTCACCGACGAAAACGGCGAGTACCACCTCACCTCGATTCGGCCCGGCTCGTACCCCTGGCGCAACCACCACAACGCCTGGCGCCCGGCGCACATCCACTTCTCGGTCTTCGGGCGCGGCTTCACCGAGCGGCTGGTCACGCAGATGTATTTCCCCGGCGATCCCCTGATGGCCTACGACCCCATTTTCCTCGGCATTCCCGACGAGAAGGGCCGGGCGCGGCTGATCAGCCGCTTCGACCTCGCCCTCACGCAGCCCGAGTGGGCGCTCGGCTACCGCTTCGACATCGTGCTGGGCGGCGACCACGCGACCCCGATGGAGGACAACGACCATGGGCACTGA
- the pcaG gene encoding protocatechuate 3,4-dioxygenase subunit alpha, with product MGTESLDGPALHAKGNPNTEPLRPLTDEGSNLEGVFGPSPSQTVGPYFHQGLADHFQGLRSAVGAQMVAPGSDVAGERLTLRGRVLDGDGQPIEDAMIEVWQPGADGTFSENSAAPFHGYGRGHTRSEGFVYTLQTVKPGAQGGQAPRLTVWLGMRGLLTHLITFIYFSDEDNSGDPLLALVPEARRQTLIARREDTPDGAVYHFDFRMQGDGETVFFDAY from the coding sequence ATGGGCACTGAATCCCTGGACGGCCCCGCGCTCCACGCCAAAGGCAATCCGAATACCGAGCCGCTGCGGCCCCTGACGGACGAAGGCTCGAACCTGGAAGGCGTGTTCGGCCCCTCGCCCAGCCAGACCGTCGGGCCGTACTTCCACCAGGGCCTCGCCGACCACTTCCAGGGCCTGCGCTCGGCGGTGGGGGCGCAAATGGTGGCGCCGGGCAGCGACGTGGCGGGCGAGCGCCTCACCCTACGCGGGCGGGTGCTCGACGGCGACGGACAGCCGATCGAGGACGCCATGATCGAGGTCTGGCAGCCGGGCGCGGACGGAACATTCTCGGAGAACTCCGCTGCCCCCTTCCACGGCTACGGGCGCGGCCACACCCGCTCGGAGGGCTTCGTCTACACCCTCCAGACGGTCAAACCGGGCGCCCAGGGCGGACAGGCGCCCCGCCTCACCGTGTGGCTGGGGATGCGCGGGCTGCTCACGCACCTGATTACCTTCATCTACTTCAGCGACGAGGACAACTCGGGCGACCCCCTCCTCGCCCTGGTACCCGAGGCGCGGCGTCAGACCCTGATCGCGCGGCGCGAGGACACCCCCGACGGCGCCGTCTACCACTTCGATTTCCGGATGCAGGGCGACGGGGAGACGGTCTTTTTCGATGCCTACTGA
- the pcaB gene encoding 3-carboxy-cis,cis-muconate cycloisomerase, with product MSFSPLDSALYGPSFGAAAFTELFSDDAHLRRLVEVEVALAEAQAELGLIPAGAAAEIARVCPGVPFDFARLRAGLAADGVPVTGVLAQLREHLGEEARAFLHWGATTQDIVDTALVLALREALDELEGQLERLISLLAEQAGRHRRTVMAGRTHSQQALPVTFGLKVAGWLAPLLRHRNRLAELRPRLLSVQFGGAAGTLAALGGDGGRVQEALAAKLGLNAPLLPWHTARDNLAELAGWLALVTGSLGKFAQDVILLAQTEVGELRESADRSRGGSSTMPQKSNPMTSEAILAAARMNAVLVSGMYHALIQEHERGTHGWQVEWLTLPQMLGLCAGALRGAEQLAGEMAVDVERMRENVAASGGLMLAEGYSFLLTPLLGRTAAKTLVTDAVKLALAEGFSLPGALSRLPGAPPNLPELREEDYLGENDLFIDRVLSAAQRKDRSMK from the coding sequence GTGAGCTTTTCCCCCCTCGATTCGGCCCTCTACGGCCCCTCGTTCGGAGCAGCGGCGTTTACTGAACTCTTCTCCGACGACGCCCACCTGCGCCGGCTTGTGGAGGTGGAAGTCGCGCTGGCCGAGGCGCAGGCGGAACTCGGCCTGATTCCTGCCGGAGCGGCGGCGGAGATCGCGCGGGTCTGCCCCGGCGTTCCTTTCGACTTCGCGCGGCTGCGCGCGGGCCTCGCCGCCGACGGGGTGCCGGTGACGGGCGTGCTCGCGCAGCTCCGGGAGCACCTGGGGGAAGAAGCGCGGGCCTTCCTCCACTGGGGCGCGACGACGCAGGACATCGTGGATACGGCGCTCGTTCTCGCGCTGCGGGAAGCCCTGGACGAGTTGGAAGGGCAGCTTGAGCGCCTGATCTCGCTCCTCGCCGAGCAGGCCGGGCGCCACCGCCGGACCGTGATGGCCGGGCGCACCCACAGCCAGCAGGCGCTGCCGGTTACCTTCGGCCTGAAGGTGGCGGGGTGGCTCGCGCCGCTGCTGCGGCACCGGAACCGACTGGCGGAGTTGCGGCCCCGACTGCTCAGCGTGCAGTTCGGCGGGGCGGCGGGGACGCTGGCGGCGCTCGGGGGGGACGGCGGGCGGGTCCAGGAGGCGCTGGCGGCGAAGCTCGGGCTCAATGCGCCGCTCCTGCCCTGGCACACCGCGCGCGACAATCTCGCCGAACTCGCGGGCTGGCTCGCGCTCGTGACCGGCTCGCTCGGCAAGTTCGCGCAGGACGTGATCCTGCTCGCGCAGACCGAGGTGGGCGAGCTGCGCGAAAGCGCGGACCGCTCGCGCGGGGGCTCGTCCACCATGCCGCAGAAAAGCAACCCGATGACGAGCGAGGCGATCCTGGCGGCGGCGCGCATGAACGCGGTCCTCGTTTCGGGGATGTACCACGCCCTGATTCAGGAGCACGAGCGCGGCACCCACGGCTGGCAGGTGGAGTGGTTGACTCTCCCACAGATGCTCGGCCTGTGCGCGGGCGCCCTGCGCGGGGCCGAGCAGCTCGCGGGGGAAATGGCCGTGGACGTGGAGCGGATGCGGGAGAACGTCGCCGCGTCGGGCGGACTGATGCTCGCCGAAGGCTACTCGTTTCTCCTGACCCCGCTCCTCGGGCGGACCGCCGCCAAAACACTCGTCACGGACGCGGTGAAGCTCGCGCTGGCCGAAGGCTTCTCCCTGCCTGGGGCGCTGTCCCGGCTGCCCGGAGCGCCCCCCAACCTCCCCGAGCTGCGCGAAGAGGATTACCTTGGGGAAAATGACCTCTTCATCGACCGCGTGCTCAGTGCCGCGCAGAGGAAAGACAGGAGCATGAAGTGA
- a CDS encoding thiolase family protein produces MTRSEQTIKASELQDHDVVIVSAVRTPIGAIRGSLSTVRPDDLAGLVIAEAVKRAGVPAGEIEEVIFGCANQAGEDNRNVARMGAVLAGLPESVAGVTLNRLCASGLAAVNTAARAIRNGDGDLYVAGGVESMTRAPLSMPKGAGAFQNGNVTVYDTTLGWRYPNPAMEAKFPLEAMGETAENIVERSRAGAYAGGEITREAQDAFALESQRRTVQAINAGKFKSQIMPVEVRGRKGVTVFDTDEHPRMKKNGEGYDLATDAETLAGLKPAFRKGGSVTAGNASGLNDGAAALVLMSAKKARELGVRPLARWVSGAAAGVEARVMGLGPIPATRKALERANLNVEDLDLVELNEAFAAQALACIRELGLDEAKVNVNGGAIALGHPLGMSGARLVVALTHELAERGERYGLATLCVGVGQGEAAIIERVEA; encoded by the coding sequence GTGACCCGATCCGAACAGACCATCAAAGCCAGTGAACTCCAGGACCACGACGTGGTCATTGTCTCCGCCGTCCGCACGCCCATCGGCGCGATTCGCGGCTCGCTCTCCACGGTGCGTCCCGACGACCTCGCCGGCTTGGTGATCGCGGAGGCGGTGAAACGCGCGGGTGTGCCTGCGGGCGAGATCGAAGAAGTCATCTTCGGCTGCGCCAACCAGGCGGGCGAGGACAACCGCAACGTCGCGCGTATGGGCGCCGTCCTCGCCGGGCTGCCCGAGAGCGTGGCGGGCGTGACCCTCAACCGTTTGTGCGCCTCCGGGCTCGCGGCGGTGAACACGGCGGCCCGGGCGATCAGGAACGGTGACGGTGACCTCTACGTCGCGGGCGGCGTCGAGAGCATGACCCGCGCGCCGCTCTCGATGCCCAAGGGGGCTGGGGCCTTCCAGAACGGCAACGTGACCGTCTACGACACGACGCTGGGCTGGCGTTACCCGAACCCCGCGATGGAGGCCAAGTTCCCCCTCGAAGCGATGGGCGAGACCGCCGAGAACATCGTCGAGCGCAGCCGCGCGGGCGCCTACGCGGGCGGCGAGATCACCCGCGAGGCCCAGGACGCCTTCGCGCTGGAGTCGCAGCGCCGGACGGTGCAGGCGATCAACGCGGGCAAATTCAAGTCCCAGATCATGCCCGTCGAGGTCAGGGGGCGCAAAGGCGTGACGGTGTTCGACACCGACGAACACCCGCGCATGAAGAAGAATGGCGAAGGCTACGACCTCGCCACCGACGCGGAGACGCTGGCCGGCCTCAAACCCGCTTTCCGCAAGGGGGGCAGCGTGACTGCCGGCAACGCCTCGGGCCTGAACGACGGGGCGGCGGCGCTGGTCCTGATGAGCGCGAAAAAGGCGCGGGAACTCGGCGTGAGGCCCCTCGCCCGCTGGGTGAGTGGCGCGGCGGCGGGCGTGGAGGCGCGGGTGATGGGCCTCGGGCCGATTCCGGCGACGAGGAAGGCGCTGGAGCGCGCCAATCTGAACGTCGAAGACCTCGATCTCGTGGAACTCAACGAGGCGTTTGCCGCGCAGGCCCTGGCCTGCATCCGCGAACTCGGGCTCGATGAGGCGAAGGTGAACGTGAACGGCGGCGCGATCGCGCTCGGGCATCCCCTCGGCATGAGCGGCGCGCGGCTGGTGGTGGCGCTCACGCACGAACTCGCCGAGCGCGGGGAGCGCTACGGCCTCGCCACCCTGTGCGTCGGCGTCGGGCAGGGCGAGGCGGCGATCATCGAGCGGGTGGAAGCCTGA